The following are from one region of the Odontesthes bonariensis isolate fOdoBon6 chromosome 16, fOdoBon6.hap1, whole genome shotgun sequence genome:
- the mtmr2 gene encoding phosphatidylinositol-3,5-bisphosphate 3-phosphatase MTMR2 isoform X1, with product MEKSGSIDSLGSKPSSSRQPSVDSLSSSTSTSRSDRSAQAKPPSALSSDSVSTSAEFSPELRVKPKAAAKKVFRDSDKEEPQLLPNETVQDAAQDVTYFCPFTGALRGKVMVTNYRLFFRSMDREQSFVLDLPLGVVSRVEKIGSASNRGDVSYGVVCKDMRNLRFAHKHLEDTLRKSIFEVLMKFAFPVSNGLQIFAFEYGQVFPENGWKVYDAVSEYKRQGIPNESWRITKVNDHFELCDTYPSTLAAPVNIPDEELKRVAAFRAKGRIPVLSWIHPESQATVTRCSQPMVGVNGKRSKEDEKYLQAIMDANAQSHKLFIFDARPSVNAAANKMKGGGYESEDAYQNAELVFLDIHNIHVMRESLRKLKDVVYPNIEDSHWLSNLESTHWLEHIKLILAGALRIADKVESGKTSVVVHCSDGWDRTAQLTSLSMLMLDGYYRTVRGFEVLLEKEWLSFGHRFQLRIGHGDKNHTDADRSPVFIQFIDCVWQLTRQFPAAFEFNEYFLVTILEHLYSCLFGTFLCNSEQQRMKEEIPKRTVSLWSYINSQLEEFTNPLYVNYSNQVLFPVVSLRHLELWVGYYIRWNPRMRPQEPIHQRYKELLAKRTELQKRVDELQREVTNRSASSSERAGSPTRSITPVQTFV from the exons atggagaagagcgGGAGCATCGACAGTCTGGGCTCGAAGCCTTCCTCCTCCCGTCAGCCAAGTGTTGATTCATTGTCCAG CAGTACTTCCACTTCTCGCTCGGACCGATCAGCCCAGGCCAAACCGCCGTCTGCTCTGTCCTCCGACTCCGTGTCAACCTCTGCAGAGTTTTCTCCAGAGCTCAGG GTCAAGCCCAAAGCCGCTGCCAAG AAGGTGTTCAGAGACTCAGACAAAGAAGAACCACAGTTGCTTCCAAATGAGACTGTTCAAGATGCGG CACAAGATGTCACCTACTTCTGTCCTTTCACCGGAGCGCTGAGGGGAAAAGTGATGGTCACCAACTACAGACTTTTCTTCAGGTCCATGGACAGG GAGCAGTCATTTGTGCTTGATTTGCCTCTCGGGGTGGTGAGTCGTGTAGAGAAGATCGGGAGCGCTTCAAACCGTGGTGATGTGTCCTATGGTGTCGTTTGCAAG GATATGCGTAATCTACGATTTGCACACAAACATCTGGAGGACACACTCAGGAAGTCGATCTTTGAAGTGCTGATGAAATTCGCGTTTCCTGTTTCCAATGGGCTG CAAATCTTTGCCTTTGAATACGGGCAAGTGTTTCCTGAAAACGGGTGGAAAGTGTATGATGCTGTCTCAGAGTACAAAAGACAG GGTATACCCAATGAAAGCTGGAGGATAACAAAAGTGAATGATCACTTTGAGCTGTGTGACACCTACCCATCAACTCTGGCGGCACCTGTCAACATACCAGATGAAGAGCTGAAGAGAGTGGCCGCCTTCCGAGCGAAGGGGAGGATACCC GTGTTATCATGGATCCATCCAGAAAGCCAGGCCACAGTGACCCGCTGCAGTCAGCCAATGGTTGGGGTGAATGGCAAGCGCAGCAAAGAGGACGAGAAGTACCTCCAGGCCATCATGGACGCCAATGCTCAGTCCcataaacttttcatttttgatgCCAGACCCAGCGTCAACGCCGCCGCTAACAAG ATGAAAGGGGGCGGATATGAAAGTGAGGATGCATATCAAAACGCGGAGCTTGTATTCTTGGATATTCACAATATCCATGTGATGAGGGAGTCGCTCCGCAAGCTGAAGGATGTGGTCTACCCCAATATCGAGGACTCCCACTGGCTTTCCAATCTGGAGTCCACTCACTGGCTGGAGCACATCAAG TTGATCCTGGCCGGCGCTCTGAGGATCGCAGACAAAGTGGAGTCTGGGAAAACGTCGGTGGTGGTGCACTGTAGCGACGGCTGGGACCGCACAGCTCAGCTCACCTCCTTGTCCATGCTGATGCTGGACGGTTACTACCGCACCGTTCGCGGCTTCGAAGTGCTGCTCGAGAAAGAGTGGCTGAGTTTCGGTCATCGCTTCCAGCTG CGCATCGGTCATGGCGACAAAAACCACACAGATGCAGACCGCTCGCCCGTTTTTATTCAGTTCATTGACTGTGTCTGGCAGTTGACCCGCCAG TTTCCTGCAGCTTTTGAGTTTAACGAATATTTCCTGGTAACCATCCTGGAACACCTgtacagctgcctgtttgggacaTTCCTGTGTAACAGTGAACAGCAGAGAATGAAGGAA GAGATTCCTAAGAGGACAGTCTCACTGTGGTCCTATATCAACAGCCAGCTGGAGGAGTTTACCAATCCTTTATATGTGAACTACTCCAACCAAGTGCTGTTCCCAGTTGTTAGCTTACGCCACCTGGAGCTTTGGGTTGGCTACTACATCCGCTGGAACCCTCGTATGAGACCTCAG GAACCCATTCACCAGCGCTACAAGGAGCTGTTGGCAAAGCGCACCGAGCTCCAGAAAAGAGTCGATGAGTTACAGCGGGAGGTGACGAATCGCTCGGCTTCTTCCTCTGAGAGAGCGGGCTCTCCGACACGCTCCATCACTCCAGTGCAGACCTTTGTTTGA
- the mtmr2 gene encoding phosphatidylinositol-3,5-bisphosphate 3-phosphatase MTMR2 isoform X2, which produces MEKSGSIDSLGSKPSSSRQPSVDSLSSTSTSRSDRSAQAKPPSALSSDSVSTSAEFSPELRVKPKAAAKKVFRDSDKEEPQLLPNETVQDAAQDVTYFCPFTGALRGKVMVTNYRLFFRSMDREQSFVLDLPLGVVSRVEKIGSASNRGDVSYGVVCKDMRNLRFAHKHLEDTLRKSIFEVLMKFAFPVSNGLQIFAFEYGQVFPENGWKVYDAVSEYKRQGIPNESWRITKVNDHFELCDTYPSTLAAPVNIPDEELKRVAAFRAKGRIPVLSWIHPESQATVTRCSQPMVGVNGKRSKEDEKYLQAIMDANAQSHKLFIFDARPSVNAAANKMKGGGYESEDAYQNAELVFLDIHNIHVMRESLRKLKDVVYPNIEDSHWLSNLESTHWLEHIKLILAGALRIADKVESGKTSVVVHCSDGWDRTAQLTSLSMLMLDGYYRTVRGFEVLLEKEWLSFGHRFQLRIGHGDKNHTDADRSPVFIQFIDCVWQLTRQFPAAFEFNEYFLVTILEHLYSCLFGTFLCNSEQQRMKEEIPKRTVSLWSYINSQLEEFTNPLYVNYSNQVLFPVVSLRHLELWVGYYIRWNPRMRPQEPIHQRYKELLAKRTELQKRVDELQREVTNRSASSSERAGSPTRSITPVQTFV; this is translated from the exons atggagaagagcgGGAGCATCGACAGTCTGGGCTCGAAGCCTTCCTCCTCCCGTCAGCCAAGTGTTGATTCATTGTCCAG TACTTCCACTTCTCGCTCGGACCGATCAGCCCAGGCCAAACCGCCGTCTGCTCTGTCCTCCGACTCCGTGTCAACCTCTGCAGAGTTTTCTCCAGAGCTCAGG GTCAAGCCCAAAGCCGCTGCCAAG AAGGTGTTCAGAGACTCAGACAAAGAAGAACCACAGTTGCTTCCAAATGAGACTGTTCAAGATGCGG CACAAGATGTCACCTACTTCTGTCCTTTCACCGGAGCGCTGAGGGGAAAAGTGATGGTCACCAACTACAGACTTTTCTTCAGGTCCATGGACAGG GAGCAGTCATTTGTGCTTGATTTGCCTCTCGGGGTGGTGAGTCGTGTAGAGAAGATCGGGAGCGCTTCAAACCGTGGTGATGTGTCCTATGGTGTCGTTTGCAAG GATATGCGTAATCTACGATTTGCACACAAACATCTGGAGGACACACTCAGGAAGTCGATCTTTGAAGTGCTGATGAAATTCGCGTTTCCTGTTTCCAATGGGCTG CAAATCTTTGCCTTTGAATACGGGCAAGTGTTTCCTGAAAACGGGTGGAAAGTGTATGATGCTGTCTCAGAGTACAAAAGACAG GGTATACCCAATGAAAGCTGGAGGATAACAAAAGTGAATGATCACTTTGAGCTGTGTGACACCTACCCATCAACTCTGGCGGCACCTGTCAACATACCAGATGAAGAGCTGAAGAGAGTGGCCGCCTTCCGAGCGAAGGGGAGGATACCC GTGTTATCATGGATCCATCCAGAAAGCCAGGCCACAGTGACCCGCTGCAGTCAGCCAATGGTTGGGGTGAATGGCAAGCGCAGCAAAGAGGACGAGAAGTACCTCCAGGCCATCATGGACGCCAATGCTCAGTCCcataaacttttcatttttgatgCCAGACCCAGCGTCAACGCCGCCGCTAACAAG ATGAAAGGGGGCGGATATGAAAGTGAGGATGCATATCAAAACGCGGAGCTTGTATTCTTGGATATTCACAATATCCATGTGATGAGGGAGTCGCTCCGCAAGCTGAAGGATGTGGTCTACCCCAATATCGAGGACTCCCACTGGCTTTCCAATCTGGAGTCCACTCACTGGCTGGAGCACATCAAG TTGATCCTGGCCGGCGCTCTGAGGATCGCAGACAAAGTGGAGTCTGGGAAAACGTCGGTGGTGGTGCACTGTAGCGACGGCTGGGACCGCACAGCTCAGCTCACCTCCTTGTCCATGCTGATGCTGGACGGTTACTACCGCACCGTTCGCGGCTTCGAAGTGCTGCTCGAGAAAGAGTGGCTGAGTTTCGGTCATCGCTTCCAGCTG CGCATCGGTCATGGCGACAAAAACCACACAGATGCAGACCGCTCGCCCGTTTTTATTCAGTTCATTGACTGTGTCTGGCAGTTGACCCGCCAG TTTCCTGCAGCTTTTGAGTTTAACGAATATTTCCTGGTAACCATCCTGGAACACCTgtacagctgcctgtttgggacaTTCCTGTGTAACAGTGAACAGCAGAGAATGAAGGAA GAGATTCCTAAGAGGACAGTCTCACTGTGGTCCTATATCAACAGCCAGCTGGAGGAGTTTACCAATCCTTTATATGTGAACTACTCCAACCAAGTGCTGTTCCCAGTTGTTAGCTTACGCCACCTGGAGCTTTGGGTTGGCTACTACATCCGCTGGAACCCTCGTATGAGACCTCAG GAACCCATTCACCAGCGCTACAAGGAGCTGTTGGCAAAGCGCACCGAGCTCCAGAAAAGAGTCGATGAGTTACAGCGGGAGGTGACGAATCGCTCGGCTTCTTCCTCTGAGAGAGCGGGCTCTCCGACACGCTCCATCACTCCAGTGCAGACCTTTGTTTGA
- the cwc15 gene encoding protein CWC15 homolog, translated as MTTAARPTFEPARGGRGKGEGDLSALSKQYSSRDLPGHTKIKYRQPTQDAPEEVRARDFRRELEERERVVAREKTRERGPREHTTSSSSSSSSSKRPRLDQIPAANLDADDPLTDDDEDEDSEEDSDDDDTAALLAELEKIKKERAEEQERKEREQKAEEERIRMENILSGNPLINLAGQPPQQPQPQTFRVKRRWDDDVVFKNCAKGVDEARKEKRFVNDTLRSEFHKKFMEKYVK; from the exons ATGACTACAGCTGCAAGACCAACGTTTGAGCCAGCAAGAGGAGGGAGAGGGAAAGGAGAAGGTGATCTGAGTGCCCTCTCCAAGCAGTATTCCAGTCGAGATCTTCCAGGCCACACGAAGATCAAATACAG GCAGCCTACCCAGGATGCCCCCGAGGAGGTGCGTGCCCGTGACTTTCGCAGGGAGCTCGAGGAGAGGGAACGTGTCGTTGCACGTGAGAAGACCAGAGAGCGGGGGCCAAGAG AACACaccacatcatcatcatcatcatcttcttcttcaaaGAGACCCAGACTGGATCAGATTCCTGCAGCCAACCTCGATGCTGATGACCCCCTCACTGAT GATGATGAGGACGAGGACTCCGAGGAAgacagtgatgatgatgacacTGCAGCTCTCCTGGCTGAACTTGAGAAGATCAAGAAAGAACGGGCTGAAGAACAAGAGCGCAAA GAGCGAGAGCAAAAGGCCGAGGAGGAGAGGATTCGGATGGAAAATATCCTGAGTGGCAATCCGTTGATTAATTTGGCCGGACAACCGCCGcagcagcctcagcctcagacaTTCAGGGTCAAGAGAAG GTGGGACGATGATGTTGTGTTCAAAAATTGCGCAAAAGGAGTGGACGAGGCACGGAAGGAGAAACGCTTCGTCAATGATACGCTGCGTTCGGAGTTCCACAAGAAATTTATGGAGAAATATGTCAAATAG
- the LOC142402299 gene encoding uncharacterized protein LOC142402299: MPSRNHLDKIGRKKKKKWTEEAMERALIEVKSGRCTVRQAAKEFGVPKSSLGDRVSGRVTPGSRSGPAQLITSADEELLVEFSLYMSKHGFPLTKQQVVSFASSIYKRQHRRVAFSKLGQTWWLNFRKRQEKNITIQPADNVVRGRTVCVRKEAVDQFFCLLSTLIDKHGLRDKPHQIYNCNEAGFQLGRKRVILPKSASLGCKPAPGSRDHVSVLACFSAAGEDIPPFIIYSKAYPGGVCYKTQGPPNALYGWSDSGCINSDLFKKWFLKHFLVHAPKERPLLLIFDGHKSPVNLEVVESARREHVVLLCLPPHCSHVLQPLDAGPFLVLKQRFALLIGDGCATDTHFAVSKKEFSGVFKKAYQVGKEEDGVRMVKEGFRKCGIYPLNHFVINDGHLMPSHGISTAAGPSLISAQDVNSVGELAAAGPSS, from the coding sequence ATGCCATCGAGAAACCATCTTGACAAGATTGGgcggaagaaaaagaagaaatggacGGAGGAGGCCATGGAACGTGCACTGATTGAAGTGAAGTCAGGAAGGTGCACGGTGAGACAGGCTGCCAAGGAGTTTGGCGTCCCAAAGTCTTCGCTTGGTGACCGAGTAAGTGGGCGAGTGACACCAGGGAGTCGCAGCGGGCCAGCGCAGCTCATAACATCTGCTGATGAGGAGCTGCTGGTGGAGTTCTCTTTGTACATGTCCAAGCATGGATTCCCACTTACCAAGCAGCAGGTGGTGTCCTTTGCATCATCGATTTACAAGCGCCAGCACCGGAGGGTGGCGTTCTCCAAACTGGGCCAGACGTGGTGGCTCAATTTTAGAAAACGGCAAGAAAAGAATATTACTATTCAGCCAGCGGACAACGTTGTCCGCGGGAGGACGGTATGTGTGAGGAAGGAAGCAGTGGATCAGTTTTTCTGCCTGTTGAGCACCCTCATAGACAAACATGGGCTCAGAGACAAGCCTCACCAAATCTATAACTGCAATGAGGCGGGCTTCCAGCTGGGCAGGAAGAGGGTGATTCTCCCCAAATCTGCCAGTCTGGGCTGCAAGCCAGCACCAGGCTCGAGGGACCACGTCTCTGTCCTGGCTTGCTTTAGTGCAGCTGGAGAGGACATTCCTCCTTTTATTATCTACTCAAAGGCCTATCCAGGGGGAGTATGTTACAAGACACAAGGGCCGCCAAATGCCCTCTATGGGTGGTCAGACTCGGGTTGCATCAACTCGGACCTCTTTAAGAAATGGTTCCTCAAACATTTTCTGGTTCATGCACCAAAGGAGCGTCCACTGCTGCTGATCTTTGATGGTCACAAGTCGCCCGTGAACCTGGAGGTGGTGGAATCGGCTCGCAGAGAGCACGTGGTTCTTCTGTGCCTTCCGCCTCACTGCTCCCACGTCTTACAGCCGCTCGACGCGGGTCCCTTTCTGGTTCTAAAGCAGCGTTTTGCATTGCTCATTGGTGACGGCTGTGCAACTGATACCCACTTTGCAGTCAGCAAGAAGGAGTTCTCGGGCGTATTTAAAAAGGCATATCAGGTAGGAAAGGAAGAAGATGGTGTCAGAATGGTGAAGGAAGGCTTTAGGAAATGTGGCATCTACCCACTGAACCACTTTGTTATTAATGACGGCCATTTAATGCCATCGCATGGCATCAGCACTGCCGCTGGACCCTCATTAATATCGGCACAAGATGTGAACTCTGTTGGAGAGCTCGCAGCTGCTGGACCCTCCTCCTAG